A genomic segment from Papaver somniferum cultivar HN1 unplaced genomic scaffold, ASM357369v1 unplaced-scaffold_3, whole genome shotgun sequence encodes:
- the LOC113341523 gene encoding heat shock protein 82-like, which produces MMDCQRRATIADLLLYYYTKSGDEMTSLKDYVTRMEEGQKDIYITGESKKAVERGYEVLFMVDQYAVGQLKEYEKRRSLLRVFAKPSRTFRVTVEKVAVSDRIVDSPCCLVTGEYGWTANMERITKAQALRDSSMSSYMSSKKTMEINPDNGIMEELRTRAWADKNDNSAKD; this is translated from the coding sequence ATGATGGATTGCCAGAGAAGAGCTACGATTGCAGATTTGCTTCTGTACTACTATACAAAGAGTGGAGATGAGATGACTAGCTTGAAGGACTATGTCACCAGAATGGAGGAGGGACAGAAGGATATCTACATCACTGGTGAAAGCAAGAAAGCGGTTGAGAGAGGCTATGAAGTTCTGTTTATGGTCGACCAATATGCAGTTGGGCAGCTGAAGGAATACGAGAAAAGAAGAAGTCTTTTGAGAGTCTTTGCAAAACCATCAAGGACATTTCGGGTGACAGTGGAGAAAGTTGCGGTTTCTGACAGAATTGTGGATTCTCCTTGCTGCTTGGTGACTGGAGAATATGGGTGGACTGCGAATATGGAGAGGATTACGAAAGCTCAAGCATTAAGGGATAGCAGCATGAGTTCTTACATGTCAAGCAAGAAGACTATGGAGATAAATCCTGATAATGGAATCATGGAGGAGTTGAGGACGAGAGCCTGGGCTGATAAGAACGACAACTCCGCCAAAGATTAG